One part of the Glycine soja cultivar W05 chromosome 11, ASM419377v2, whole genome shotgun sequence genome encodes these proteins:
- the LOC114373834 gene encoding glutamate receptor 2.7-like isoform X2, translating to MNFHAQTYKAGKYLLLWPSLKILLLLFKCLIGAQVAYSFQNTSVGVVIDANSEVGKQQKRAMHIAAQTFNNNSKNHNNIILFFHDSGGIPLQAASAAEELIMKKKVKVIVGMGTWQEAALAADLGNKAQIPIISFSSPSIVPPLMQHRWPFLIQMAKDQAAHMNCIADIIHAYNWQKVIAIYEDNPYSGDSGLLSLFSEALQKGNAQIENRLVLPHFTSLSDPKGVVLDELLKLLPLKSRVFVVLQASFPMVTHLFREAKKIGFLGKDSAWIINEGITSMLDFANKSVLSSMEGTLGIKTYYSTNSTAYTHLQENFQSEHAETAGTKPGSDALRAYDSVIIITEALEKMNRKSSNSKPRVFLEKILSSNFNGLSGNIRFQGSHLSNTAVLRVINVVNREYKELDFWTPKFKFAGSLEILKDRETRGDYATNNLAGPVVWPGGLISADPIGWKMPTDTERLKVAIPTNPAFVNFLKEDSQKQYSGFCIDLFHEARKILSDKYSGMPYEFHPFNESYDKLLQNVINKSHDVIVGDVTILAERSKDVWFTQPYTESGLSLILPIETEGSAWLFMKPFSSEMWIATIGILIYTMFIVWFLEHHLNPDFGGPLKNQISTTLWFAFSSLFFAHKEKINSNSARVVVGVWLFLVFVLTSSYTANLSSLLTVKRLKSGRDVEWLKQNNLSVGCDNSSSFVKNYMINVYNFTPQQIIEVDGEHDIVDKFKSKNISALFLESPYEKVFQKGSPMAKDFSEAFLTLAENGALKTLEEKWLTPSKECSNGSTSPETESLTLHNFWGLYIICAAISTICFVMALLKNHLNKHNHIEEEDQHQDSATADDDSVWKKALRIGTGFYNNVNNKTLGRAATFGGMQLTRRRNSSRWQSISTSDDVANPQSSQSAVKDML from the exons ATGAATTTTCATGCCCAAACTTACAAAGCAGGTAAATATCTTTTGCTTTGGCCTTCTCTAAAAATCTTGCTTCTCCTATTCAAGTGCCTTATTGGAGCTCAGGTTGCCTACAGTTTCCAAAATACAAGTGTTGGCGTGGTAATTGATGCCAATTCAGAGGttggaaaacaacagaagagAGCCATGCATATTGCAGCTCAAACTTTCAATAATAACTCAAAGAATCACAACAACATAATCCTTTTCTTCCACGACTCTGGTGGAATCCCTTTACAAGCAGCTTCAGCTG CTGAAGAACTAATCATGAAGAAGAAAGTTAAAGTGATTGTTGGCATGGGGACATGGCAAGAAGCAGCTCTAGCTGCTGACCTTGGAAACAAAGCTCAAATTccaattatttcattttcttctccttcaATAGTCCCTCCTTTAATGCAACATCGTTGGCCTTTTTTGATTCAAATGGCTAAAGATCAGGCTGCACACATGAACTGCATAGCAGATATTATCCACGCGTACAACTGGCAGAAGGTTATAGCTATATATGAAGACAACCCTTATAGTGGTGATTCTGGATTGTTAAGCCTCTTTTCCGAGGCTCTCCAAAAGGGTAACGCGCAGATTGAGAACCGATTGGTTCTTCCACATTTCACTTCTTTATCTGATCCAAAAGGGGTTGTTCTTGATGAATTGCTTAAGCTGTTGCCACTAAAATCTCGTGTTTTTGTTGTACTTCAAGCATCATTCCCTATGGTAACTCACTTGTTCAGAGAAGCCAAGAAGATTGGATTCTTGGGGAAAGATTCGGCTTGGATAATCAACGAGGGGATCACAAGTATGTTGGACTTTGCAAATAAATCTGTTTTATCCTCTATGGAAGGTACTTTAGGAATCAAAACCTACTATTCTACAAATTCTACTGCTTATACTCATTTgcaggaaaatttccaatctgAGCATGCTGAAACAGCAGGCACTAAACCAGGATCAGATGCATTACGAGCTTATGATAGTGTTATAATCATTACAGAGGCCTTAGAGAAAATGAATAGAAAATCTAGTAACTCAAAGCcaagggtgttcttggagaaaatTTTATCTAGCAATTTTAATGGTTTAAGTGGTAATATAAGATTCCAAGGAAGTCATCTATCCAACACTGCAGTATTGAGAGTCATCAATGTGGTTAATAGGGAATACAAGGAATTGGacttttggaccccaaaattCAAGTTTGCTGGATCTCTTGAAATACTGAAAGACAGAGAGACAAGGGGTGATTATGCTACAAATAACTTAGCTGGCCCAGTGGTTTGGCCAGGAGGCCTAATTTCTGCTGATCCTATTGGATGGAAAATGCCTACGGATACAGAACGTTTAAAAGTGGCAATTCCCACAAACCCtgcttttgttaattttttgaagGAAGACTCCCAAAAGCAATATAGTGGTTTCTGTATTGATCTTTTCCACGAGGCACGGAAAATTCTGAGTGACAAGTATTCTGGGATGCCTTATGAGTTTCACCCCTTTAATGAATCCTATGATAAACTTCTACAGAATGTCATAAACAAG TCCCATGATGTTATTGTAGGAGATGTAACAATACTTGCTGAACGATCAAAGGATGTGTGGTTCACTCAGCCATACACTGAGTCAGGCTTATCACTTATTCTTCCAATAGAGACTGAAGGGTCAGCATGGTTGTTTATGAAACCTTTTAGCTCGGAAATGTGGATCGCAACTATTGGAATCCTCATCTACACAATGTTTATCGTATGGTTCCTGGAGCATCACTTGAATCCAGATTTTGGTGGACCATTGAAAAATCAGATCAGCACAACACTGTGGTTTgctttttcttctctattttttgCTCATA AGGAGAAAATAAACAGCAACTCTGCACGAGTAGTAGTTGGTGTATGGCTATTTCTTGTGTTTGTTCTAACCTCAAGCTACACTGCCAATCTTTCGTCATTACTTACTGTCAAACGATTGAAATCTGGAAGAGATGTTGAGTGGCTAAAGCAAAACAACTTATCAGTTGGTTGTGATAACAGCAGTTCGTTTGTAAAGAACTACATGATAAATGTGTATAATTTCACACCACAGCAAATAATAGAGGTGGATGGTGAACATGACATTGTGGATAAATTCAAAAGCAAAAATATTTCTGCCCTCTTTCTTGAGAGCCCGTATGAGAAG GtatttcaaaaaggatctcCCATGGCAAAAGACTTTTCTGAAGCCTTTTTAACACTAGCGGAAAATGGAGCACTAAAAACTTTGGAAGAGAAATGGTTGACCCCTTCCAAGGAATGCTCAAACGGCTCAACATCTCCAGAAACTGAGAGCCTGACCCTCCACAACTTTTGGGGTCTCTATATCATATGTGCTGCCATATCCACCATATGCTTTGTGATGGCCTTATTGAAAAATCACTTAAATAAGCATAACCATATTGAAGAGGAAGATCAACATCAAGACAGTGCAACAGCTGATGATGATAGTGTTTGGAAGAAAGCACTCAGAATTGGTACAGGCTTTTACAATAATGTGAATAACAAAACTTTAGGTAGAGCTGCAACTTTTGGTGGAATGCAGCTTACACGTCGCCGGAATTCCTCAAGATGGCAGAGCATAAGCACTTCTGATGATGTGGCTAATCCACAGAGTTCTCAATCAGCAGTCAAAGATATGCTGTAA
- the LOC114373834 gene encoding glutamate receptor 2.7-like isoform X1, protein MNFHAQTYKAGKYLLLWPSLKILLLLFKCLIGAQVAYSFQNTSVGVVIDANSEVGKQQKRAMHIAAQTFNNNSKNHNNIILFFHDSGGIPLQAASAAEELIMKKKVKVIVGMGTWQEAALAADLGNKAQIPIISFSSPSIVPPLMQHRWPFLIQMAKDQAAHMNCIADIIHAYNWQKVIAIYEDNPYSGDSGLLSLFSEALQKGNAQIENRLVLPHFTSLSDPKGVVLDELLKLLPLKSRVFVVLQASFPMVTHLFREAKKIGFLGKDSAWIINEGITSMLDFANKSVLSSMEGTLGIKTYYSTNSTAYTHLQENFQSEHAETAGTKPGSDALRAYDSVIIITEALEKMNRKSSNSKPRVFLEKILSSNFNGLSGNIRFQGSHLSNTAVLRVINVVNREYKELDFWTPKFKFAGSLEILKDRETRGDYATNNLAGPVVWPGGLISADPIGWKMPTDTERLKVAIPTNPAFVNFLKEDSQKQYSGFCIDLFHEARKILSDKYSGMPYEFHPFNESYDKLLQNVINKSHDVIVGDVTILAERSKDVWFTQPYTESGLSLILPIETEGSAWLFMKPFSSEMWIATIGILIYTMFIVWFLEHHLNPDFGGPLKNQISTTLWFAFSSLFFAHKEKINSNSARVVVGVWLFLVFVLTSSYTANLSSLLTVKRLKSGRDVEWLKQNNLSVGCDNSSSFVKNYMINVYNFTPQQIIEVDGEHDIVDKFKSKNISALFLESPYEKVFLNKYCKDYTAITATYKFGGLGFVFQKGSPMAKDFSEAFLTLAENGALKTLEEKWLTPSKECSNGSTSPETESLTLHNFWGLYIICAAISTICFVMALLKNHLNKHNHIEEEDQHQDSATADDDSVWKKALRIGTGFYNNVNNKTLGRAATFGGMQLTRRRNSSRWQSISTSDDVANPQSSQSAVKDML, encoded by the exons ATGAATTTTCATGCCCAAACTTACAAAGCAGGTAAATATCTTTTGCTTTGGCCTTCTCTAAAAATCTTGCTTCTCCTATTCAAGTGCCTTATTGGAGCTCAGGTTGCCTACAGTTTCCAAAATACAAGTGTTGGCGTGGTAATTGATGCCAATTCAGAGGttggaaaacaacagaagagAGCCATGCATATTGCAGCTCAAACTTTCAATAATAACTCAAAGAATCACAACAACATAATCCTTTTCTTCCACGACTCTGGTGGAATCCCTTTACAAGCAGCTTCAGCTG CTGAAGAACTAATCATGAAGAAGAAAGTTAAAGTGATTGTTGGCATGGGGACATGGCAAGAAGCAGCTCTAGCTGCTGACCTTGGAAACAAAGCTCAAATTccaattatttcattttcttctccttcaATAGTCCCTCCTTTAATGCAACATCGTTGGCCTTTTTTGATTCAAATGGCTAAAGATCAGGCTGCACACATGAACTGCATAGCAGATATTATCCACGCGTACAACTGGCAGAAGGTTATAGCTATATATGAAGACAACCCTTATAGTGGTGATTCTGGATTGTTAAGCCTCTTTTCCGAGGCTCTCCAAAAGGGTAACGCGCAGATTGAGAACCGATTGGTTCTTCCACATTTCACTTCTTTATCTGATCCAAAAGGGGTTGTTCTTGATGAATTGCTTAAGCTGTTGCCACTAAAATCTCGTGTTTTTGTTGTACTTCAAGCATCATTCCCTATGGTAACTCACTTGTTCAGAGAAGCCAAGAAGATTGGATTCTTGGGGAAAGATTCGGCTTGGATAATCAACGAGGGGATCACAAGTATGTTGGACTTTGCAAATAAATCTGTTTTATCCTCTATGGAAGGTACTTTAGGAATCAAAACCTACTATTCTACAAATTCTACTGCTTATACTCATTTgcaggaaaatttccaatctgAGCATGCTGAAACAGCAGGCACTAAACCAGGATCAGATGCATTACGAGCTTATGATAGTGTTATAATCATTACAGAGGCCTTAGAGAAAATGAATAGAAAATCTAGTAACTCAAAGCcaagggtgttcttggagaaaatTTTATCTAGCAATTTTAATGGTTTAAGTGGTAATATAAGATTCCAAGGAAGTCATCTATCCAACACTGCAGTATTGAGAGTCATCAATGTGGTTAATAGGGAATACAAGGAATTGGacttttggaccccaaaattCAAGTTTGCTGGATCTCTTGAAATACTGAAAGACAGAGAGACAAGGGGTGATTATGCTACAAATAACTTAGCTGGCCCAGTGGTTTGGCCAGGAGGCCTAATTTCTGCTGATCCTATTGGATGGAAAATGCCTACGGATACAGAACGTTTAAAAGTGGCAATTCCCACAAACCCtgcttttgttaattttttgaagGAAGACTCCCAAAAGCAATATAGTGGTTTCTGTATTGATCTTTTCCACGAGGCACGGAAAATTCTGAGTGACAAGTATTCTGGGATGCCTTATGAGTTTCACCCCTTTAATGAATCCTATGATAAACTTCTACAGAATGTCATAAACAAG TCCCATGATGTTATTGTAGGAGATGTAACAATACTTGCTGAACGATCAAAGGATGTGTGGTTCACTCAGCCATACACTGAGTCAGGCTTATCACTTATTCTTCCAATAGAGACTGAAGGGTCAGCATGGTTGTTTATGAAACCTTTTAGCTCGGAAATGTGGATCGCAACTATTGGAATCCTCATCTACACAATGTTTATCGTATGGTTCCTGGAGCATCACTTGAATCCAGATTTTGGTGGACCATTGAAAAATCAGATCAGCACAACACTGTGGTTTgctttttcttctctattttttgCTCATA AGGAGAAAATAAACAGCAACTCTGCACGAGTAGTAGTTGGTGTATGGCTATTTCTTGTGTTTGTTCTAACCTCAAGCTACACTGCCAATCTTTCGTCATTACTTACTGTCAAACGATTGAAATCTGGAAGAGATGTTGAGTGGCTAAAGCAAAACAACTTATCAGTTGGTTGTGATAACAGCAGTTCGTTTGTAAAGAACTACATGATAAATGTGTATAATTTCACACCACAGCAAATAATAGAGGTGGATGGTGAACATGACATTGTGGATAAATTCAAAAGCAAAAATATTTCTGCCCTCTTTCTTGAGAGCCCGTATGAGAAGGTTTTCTTGAATAAGTACTGCAAGGATTACACTGCAATTACAGCTACCTATAAATTTGGAGGACTGGGCTTT GtatttcaaaaaggatctcCCATGGCAAAAGACTTTTCTGAAGCCTTTTTAACACTAGCGGAAAATGGAGCACTAAAAACTTTGGAAGAGAAATGGTTGACCCCTTCCAAGGAATGCTCAAACGGCTCAACATCTCCAGAAACTGAGAGCCTGACCCTCCACAACTTTTGGGGTCTCTATATCATATGTGCTGCCATATCCACCATATGCTTTGTGATGGCCTTATTGAAAAATCACTTAAATAAGCATAACCATATTGAAGAGGAAGATCAACATCAAGACAGTGCAACAGCTGATGATGATAGTGTTTGGAAGAAAGCACTCAGAATTGGTACAGGCTTTTACAATAATGTGAATAACAAAACTTTAGGTAGAGCTGCAACTTTTGGTGGAATGCAGCTTACACGTCGCCGGAATTCCTCAAGATGGCAGAGCATAAGCACTTCTGATGATGTGGCTAATCCACAGAGTTCTCAATCAGCAGTCAAAGATATGCTGTAA
- the LOC114373834 gene encoding glutamate receptor 2.7-like isoform X3 — protein MPKLTKQVAYSFQNTSVGVVIDANSEVGKQQKRAMHIAAQTFNNNSKNHNNIILFFHDSGGIPLQAASAAEELIMKKKVKVIVGMGTWQEAALAADLGNKAQIPIISFSSPSIVPPLMQHRWPFLIQMAKDQAAHMNCIADIIHAYNWQKVIAIYEDNPYSGDSGLLSLFSEALQKGNAQIENRLVLPHFTSLSDPKGVVLDELLKLLPLKSRVFVVLQASFPMVTHLFREAKKIGFLGKDSAWIINEGITSMLDFANKSVLSSMEGTLGIKTYYSTNSTAYTHLQENFQSEHAETAGTKPGSDALRAYDSVIIITEALEKMNRKSSNSKPRVFLEKILSSNFNGLSGNIRFQGSHLSNTAVLRVINVVNREYKELDFWTPKFKFAGSLEILKDRETRGDYATNNLAGPVVWPGGLISADPIGWKMPTDTERLKVAIPTNPAFVNFLKEDSQKQYSGFCIDLFHEARKILSDKYSGMPYEFHPFNESYDKLLQNVINKSHDVIVGDVTILAERSKDVWFTQPYTESGLSLILPIETEGSAWLFMKPFSSEMWIATIGILIYTMFIVWFLEHHLNPDFGGPLKNQISTTLWFAFSSLFFAHKEKINSNSARVVVGVWLFLVFVLTSSYTANLSSLLTVKRLKSGRDVEWLKQNNLSVGCDNSSSFVKNYMINVYNFTPQQIIEVDGEHDIVDKFKSKNISALFLESPYEKVFLNKYCKDYTAITATYKFGGLGFVFQKGSPMAKDFSEAFLTLAENGALKTLEEKWLTPSKECSNGSTSPETESLTLHNFWGLYIICAAISTICFVMALLKNHLNKHNHIEEEDQHQDSATADDDSVWKKALRIGTGFYNNVNNKTLGRAATFGGMQLTRRRNSSRWQSISTSDDVANPQSSQSAVKDML, from the exons ATGCCCAAACTTACAAAGCAG GTTGCCTACAGTTTCCAAAATACAAGTGTTGGCGTGGTAATTGATGCCAATTCAGAGGttggaaaacaacagaagagAGCCATGCATATTGCAGCTCAAACTTTCAATAATAACTCAAAGAATCACAACAACATAATCCTTTTCTTCCACGACTCTGGTGGAATCCCTTTACAAGCAGCTTCAGCTG CTGAAGAACTAATCATGAAGAAGAAAGTTAAAGTGATTGTTGGCATGGGGACATGGCAAGAAGCAGCTCTAGCTGCTGACCTTGGAAACAAAGCTCAAATTccaattatttcattttcttctccttcaATAGTCCCTCCTTTAATGCAACATCGTTGGCCTTTTTTGATTCAAATGGCTAAAGATCAGGCTGCACACATGAACTGCATAGCAGATATTATCCACGCGTACAACTGGCAGAAGGTTATAGCTATATATGAAGACAACCCTTATAGTGGTGATTCTGGATTGTTAAGCCTCTTTTCCGAGGCTCTCCAAAAGGGTAACGCGCAGATTGAGAACCGATTGGTTCTTCCACATTTCACTTCTTTATCTGATCCAAAAGGGGTTGTTCTTGATGAATTGCTTAAGCTGTTGCCACTAAAATCTCGTGTTTTTGTTGTACTTCAAGCATCATTCCCTATGGTAACTCACTTGTTCAGAGAAGCCAAGAAGATTGGATTCTTGGGGAAAGATTCGGCTTGGATAATCAACGAGGGGATCACAAGTATGTTGGACTTTGCAAATAAATCTGTTTTATCCTCTATGGAAGGTACTTTAGGAATCAAAACCTACTATTCTACAAATTCTACTGCTTATACTCATTTgcaggaaaatttccaatctgAGCATGCTGAAACAGCAGGCACTAAACCAGGATCAGATGCATTACGAGCTTATGATAGTGTTATAATCATTACAGAGGCCTTAGAGAAAATGAATAGAAAATCTAGTAACTCAAAGCcaagggtgttcttggagaaaatTTTATCTAGCAATTTTAATGGTTTAAGTGGTAATATAAGATTCCAAGGAAGTCATCTATCCAACACTGCAGTATTGAGAGTCATCAATGTGGTTAATAGGGAATACAAGGAATTGGacttttggaccccaaaattCAAGTTTGCTGGATCTCTTGAAATACTGAAAGACAGAGAGACAAGGGGTGATTATGCTACAAATAACTTAGCTGGCCCAGTGGTTTGGCCAGGAGGCCTAATTTCTGCTGATCCTATTGGATGGAAAATGCCTACGGATACAGAACGTTTAAAAGTGGCAATTCCCACAAACCCtgcttttgttaattttttgaagGAAGACTCCCAAAAGCAATATAGTGGTTTCTGTATTGATCTTTTCCACGAGGCACGGAAAATTCTGAGTGACAAGTATTCTGGGATGCCTTATGAGTTTCACCCCTTTAATGAATCCTATGATAAACTTCTACAGAATGTCATAAACAAG TCCCATGATGTTATTGTAGGAGATGTAACAATACTTGCTGAACGATCAAAGGATGTGTGGTTCACTCAGCCATACACTGAGTCAGGCTTATCACTTATTCTTCCAATAGAGACTGAAGGGTCAGCATGGTTGTTTATGAAACCTTTTAGCTCGGAAATGTGGATCGCAACTATTGGAATCCTCATCTACACAATGTTTATCGTATGGTTCCTGGAGCATCACTTGAATCCAGATTTTGGTGGACCATTGAAAAATCAGATCAGCACAACACTGTGGTTTgctttttcttctctattttttgCTCATA AGGAGAAAATAAACAGCAACTCTGCACGAGTAGTAGTTGGTGTATGGCTATTTCTTGTGTTTGTTCTAACCTCAAGCTACACTGCCAATCTTTCGTCATTACTTACTGTCAAACGATTGAAATCTGGAAGAGATGTTGAGTGGCTAAAGCAAAACAACTTATCAGTTGGTTGTGATAACAGCAGTTCGTTTGTAAAGAACTACATGATAAATGTGTATAATTTCACACCACAGCAAATAATAGAGGTGGATGGTGAACATGACATTGTGGATAAATTCAAAAGCAAAAATATTTCTGCCCTCTTTCTTGAGAGCCCGTATGAGAAGGTTTTCTTGAATAAGTACTGCAAGGATTACACTGCAATTACAGCTACCTATAAATTTGGAGGACTGGGCTTT GtatttcaaaaaggatctcCCATGGCAAAAGACTTTTCTGAAGCCTTTTTAACACTAGCGGAAAATGGAGCACTAAAAACTTTGGAAGAGAAATGGTTGACCCCTTCCAAGGAATGCTCAAACGGCTCAACATCTCCAGAAACTGAGAGCCTGACCCTCCACAACTTTTGGGGTCTCTATATCATATGTGCTGCCATATCCACCATATGCTTTGTGATGGCCTTATTGAAAAATCACTTAAATAAGCATAACCATATTGAAGAGGAAGATCAACATCAAGACAGTGCAACAGCTGATGATGATAGTGTTTGGAAGAAAGCACTCAGAATTGGTACAGGCTTTTACAATAATGTGAATAACAAAACTTTAGGTAGAGCTGCAACTTTTGGTGGAATGCAGCTTACACGTCGCCGGAATTCCTCAAGATGGCAGAGCATAAGCACTTCTGATGATGTGGCTAATCCACAGAGTTCTCAATCAGCAGTCAAAGATATGCTGTAA
- the LOC114373834 gene encoding glutamate receptor 2.7-like isoform X4 — MHIAAQTFNNNSKNHNNIILFFHDSGGIPLQAASAAEELIMKKKVKVIVGMGTWQEAALAADLGNKAQIPIISFSSPSIVPPLMQHRWPFLIQMAKDQAAHMNCIADIIHAYNWQKVIAIYEDNPYSGDSGLLSLFSEALQKGNAQIENRLVLPHFTSLSDPKGVVLDELLKLLPLKSRVFVVLQASFPMVTHLFREAKKIGFLGKDSAWIINEGITSMLDFANKSVLSSMEGTLGIKTYYSTNSTAYTHLQENFQSEHAETAGTKPGSDALRAYDSVIIITEALEKMNRKSSNSKPRVFLEKILSSNFNGLSGNIRFQGSHLSNTAVLRVINVVNREYKELDFWTPKFKFAGSLEILKDRETRGDYATNNLAGPVVWPGGLISADPIGWKMPTDTERLKVAIPTNPAFVNFLKEDSQKQYSGFCIDLFHEARKILSDKYSGMPYEFHPFNESYDKLLQNVINKSHDVIVGDVTILAERSKDVWFTQPYTESGLSLILPIETEGSAWLFMKPFSSEMWIATIGILIYTMFIVWFLEHHLNPDFGGPLKNQISTTLWFAFSSLFFAHKEKINSNSARVVVGVWLFLVFVLTSSYTANLSSLLTVKRLKSGRDVEWLKQNNLSVGCDNSSSFVKNYMINVYNFTPQQIIEVDGEHDIVDKFKSKNISALFLESPYEKVFLNKYCKDYTAITATYKFGGLGFVFQKGSPMAKDFSEAFLTLAENGALKTLEEKWLTPSKECSNGSTSPETESLTLHNFWGLYIICAAISTICFVMALLKNHLNKHNHIEEEDQHQDSATADDDSVWKKALRIGTGFYNNVNNKTLGRAATFGGMQLTRRRNSSRWQSISTSDDVANPQSSQSAVKDML; from the exons ATGCATATTGCAGCTCAAACTTTCAATAATAACTCAAAGAATCACAACAACATAATCCTTTTCTTCCACGACTCTGGTGGAATCCCTTTACAAGCAGCTTCAGCTG CTGAAGAACTAATCATGAAGAAGAAAGTTAAAGTGATTGTTGGCATGGGGACATGGCAAGAAGCAGCTCTAGCTGCTGACCTTGGAAACAAAGCTCAAATTccaattatttcattttcttctccttcaATAGTCCCTCCTTTAATGCAACATCGTTGGCCTTTTTTGATTCAAATGGCTAAAGATCAGGCTGCACACATGAACTGCATAGCAGATATTATCCACGCGTACAACTGGCAGAAGGTTATAGCTATATATGAAGACAACCCTTATAGTGGTGATTCTGGATTGTTAAGCCTCTTTTCCGAGGCTCTCCAAAAGGGTAACGCGCAGATTGAGAACCGATTGGTTCTTCCACATTTCACTTCTTTATCTGATCCAAAAGGGGTTGTTCTTGATGAATTGCTTAAGCTGTTGCCACTAAAATCTCGTGTTTTTGTTGTACTTCAAGCATCATTCCCTATGGTAACTCACTTGTTCAGAGAAGCCAAGAAGATTGGATTCTTGGGGAAAGATTCGGCTTGGATAATCAACGAGGGGATCACAAGTATGTTGGACTTTGCAAATAAATCTGTTTTATCCTCTATGGAAGGTACTTTAGGAATCAAAACCTACTATTCTACAAATTCTACTGCTTATACTCATTTgcaggaaaatttccaatctgAGCATGCTGAAACAGCAGGCACTAAACCAGGATCAGATGCATTACGAGCTTATGATAGTGTTATAATCATTACAGAGGCCTTAGAGAAAATGAATAGAAAATCTAGTAACTCAAAGCcaagggtgttcttggagaaaatTTTATCTAGCAATTTTAATGGTTTAAGTGGTAATATAAGATTCCAAGGAAGTCATCTATCCAACACTGCAGTATTGAGAGTCATCAATGTGGTTAATAGGGAATACAAGGAATTGGacttttggaccccaaaattCAAGTTTGCTGGATCTCTTGAAATACTGAAAGACAGAGAGACAAGGGGTGATTATGCTACAAATAACTTAGCTGGCCCAGTGGTTTGGCCAGGAGGCCTAATTTCTGCTGATCCTATTGGATGGAAAATGCCTACGGATACAGAACGTTTAAAAGTGGCAATTCCCACAAACCCtgcttttgttaattttttgaagGAAGACTCCCAAAAGCAATATAGTGGTTTCTGTATTGATCTTTTCCACGAGGCACGGAAAATTCTGAGTGACAAGTATTCTGGGATGCCTTATGAGTTTCACCCCTTTAATGAATCCTATGATAAACTTCTACAGAATGTCATAAACAAG TCCCATGATGTTATTGTAGGAGATGTAACAATACTTGCTGAACGATCAAAGGATGTGTGGTTCACTCAGCCATACACTGAGTCAGGCTTATCACTTATTCTTCCAATAGAGACTGAAGGGTCAGCATGGTTGTTTATGAAACCTTTTAGCTCGGAAATGTGGATCGCAACTATTGGAATCCTCATCTACACAATGTTTATCGTATGGTTCCTGGAGCATCACTTGAATCCAGATTTTGGTGGACCATTGAAAAATCAGATCAGCACAACACTGTGGTTTgctttttcttctctattttttgCTCATA AGGAGAAAATAAACAGCAACTCTGCACGAGTAGTAGTTGGTGTATGGCTATTTCTTGTGTTTGTTCTAACCTCAAGCTACACTGCCAATCTTTCGTCATTACTTACTGTCAAACGATTGAAATCTGGAAGAGATGTTGAGTGGCTAAAGCAAAACAACTTATCAGTTGGTTGTGATAACAGCAGTTCGTTTGTAAAGAACTACATGATAAATGTGTATAATTTCACACCACAGCAAATAATAGAGGTGGATGGTGAACATGACATTGTGGATAAATTCAAAAGCAAAAATATTTCTGCCCTCTTTCTTGAGAGCCCGTATGAGAAGGTTTTCTTGAATAAGTACTGCAAGGATTACACTGCAATTACAGCTACCTATAAATTTGGAGGACTGGGCTTT GtatttcaaaaaggatctcCCATGGCAAAAGACTTTTCTGAAGCCTTTTTAACACTAGCGGAAAATGGAGCACTAAAAACTTTGGAAGAGAAATGGTTGACCCCTTCCAAGGAATGCTCAAACGGCTCAACATCTCCAGAAACTGAGAGCCTGACCCTCCACAACTTTTGGGGTCTCTATATCATATGTGCTGCCATATCCACCATATGCTTTGTGATGGCCTTATTGAAAAATCACTTAAATAAGCATAACCATATTGAAGAGGAAGATCAACATCAAGACAGTGCAACAGCTGATGATGATAGTGTTTGGAAGAAAGCACTCAGAATTGGTACAGGCTTTTACAATAATGTGAATAACAAAACTTTAGGTAGAGCTGCAACTTTTGGTGGAATGCAGCTTACACGTCGCCGGAATTCCTCAAGATGGCAGAGCATAAGCACTTCTGATGATGTGGCTAATCCACAGAGTTCTCAATCAGCAGTCAAAGATATGCTGTAA